One window from the genome of Eucalyptus grandis isolate ANBG69807.140 chromosome 7, ASM1654582v1, whole genome shotgun sequence encodes:
- the LOC104455220 gene encoding putative receptor-like protein kinase At3g47110, whose translation MSIFYRKKKQTTTNASTSLSFENQFLRISYEELLRVTNRFSETNLIGKGRYGTVYKGILDGGATVAMKVLNLMQRGASKSFITECRTLGTIRHRNLVKILSVCSRVDFCGNDFKALIYEFMANESLEEWLHPGTIGRDGECSESRNLRLVQRLNIAIDIATAIEYLHEGCYPAIVHGDLKPSNVLLGNDMMARVGDFGLAKIISTVSTEAIGVQDQGSSTSTVVRGSIGYVPPEYGMGHKVSTLGDAYSYGILLLEMFTGKRPIEDAFGHHLNLHNFVRMALPDRAMDIIDLRLWSEAGDRQQEMKIRDCIISVFEVGVACSMESPPDRMDMTEAIRKLHLIKARCRRHPQTLRWHFDLIIVDNLIVDDERSSTRGLETHQRHKLDILASLATLK comes from the exons ATGTCTATCTTTTATCGCAAAAAGAAGCAGACGACAACCAATGCCTCCACTTCATTATCTTTCGAGAACCAATTCTTGAGGATTTCTTATGAAGAACTCCTGAGAGTGACTAATAGATTCTCTGAGACCAATTTGATTGGTAAAGGGAGATATGGCACGGTTTATAAGGGGATTCTTGATGGAGGTGCCACGGTGGCAATGAAGGTGCTCAATCTAATGCAAAGAGGCGCTTCAAAGAGCTTTATCACTGAATGTCGAACTCTAGGAACCATTAGACACCGAAACCTCGTGAAGATACTAAGTGTCTGTTCGAGAGTGGACTTTTGTGGCAATGACTTCAAAGCTCTAATATATGAGTTCATGGCTAATGAGAGCTTGGAGGAGTGGCTGCACCCTGGAACCATAGGACGAGATGGTGAGTGTAGCGAATCGAGAAATCTGAGACTAGTGCAAAGATTAAACATCGCCATTGACATAGCTACCGCGATCGAGTATCTCCATGAGGGTTGCTATCCAGCCATCGTCCATGGAGATCTGAAGCCGAGTAATGTGCTTCTGGGCAACGACATGATGGCTCGAGTTGGAGATTTCGGGCTTGCAAAGATCATTTCAACGGTGTCTACCGAAGCCATAGGAGTTCAAGACCAAGGTAGTTCAACTTCAACCGTAGTCAGAGGATCCATCGGCTATGTGCCTCCTG AGTATGGCATGGGACACAAGGTTTCCACACTTGGGGATGCATATAGTTACGGCATTCTATTATTGGAGATGTTCACAGGAAAGAGACCCATTGAAGATGCGTTTGGGCACCATCTTAACCTCCACAACTTTGTCCGAATGGCTCTTCCGGATCGAGCAATGGACATTATAGACTTGAGGCTTTGGAGTGAAGCTGGTGATCGACAACAAGAGATGAAAATTAGAGATTGCATTATCTCTGTATTCGAAGTTGGAGTCGCATGTTCGATGGAATCACCGCCGGATCGGATGGACATGACTGAGGCAATAAGGAAATTACACTTGATCAAG GCTAGATGTAGGAGGCATCCCCAAACCTTGAGATGGCATTTTGATCTCATCATCGTCGACAACTTGATTGTAGATGACGAGAGGAGCTCGACGCGAGGTCTTGAGACCCACCAAAGGCATAAACTTGACATTCTGGCAAGCTTGGCTACCCTCAAatga
- the LOC104453043 gene encoding pathogenesis-related protein 1-like has product MSMRRSLPKTVFLVSISLFQPTHAQNSPQDYLNSHNAAQKQVGVANMTWDNTLAAYAQSYANQRVSDCSLVHSNGPYGENLAKGTGMFTGIYAVGLWVAEKQNYNYNTNTYASRCDCLHYTQMVWRNSVRVGCAKVQCNNGWWYVVCNYNPPGNYEGELPY; this is encoded by the exons ATGTCAATGCGCAGGAGCTTGCCTAAGACAGTTTT TCTCgtctctatttctctctttcaaCCTACTCATGCCCAAAACTCACCCCAAGACTATCTCAACTCTCACAATGCTGCTCAGAAGCAAGTTGGCGTGGCGAACATGACATGGGACAACACACTTGCTGCCTATGCCCAAAGCTATGCGAACCAACGGGTTAGCGACTGCAGCCTTGTGCACTCCAATGGACCCTATGGCGAGAACCTTGCCAAGGGCACTGGCATGTTCACTGGCATCTACGCCGTCGGCTTGTGGGTCGCAGAGAAGCAAAACTACAATTACAACACCAACACCTACGCGAGCAGGTGCGACTGCTTGCACTACACTCAAATGGTTTGGCGCAACTCGGTTCGAGTCGGGTGCGCTAAGGTTCAGTGTAACAATGGGTGGTGGTACGTTGTGTGCAACTACAATCCTCCAGGCAACTATGAAGGAGAACTTCCATACTAG